In the Hyphomonadaceae bacterium BL14 genome, one interval contains:
- the rfbB gene encoding dTDP-glucose 4,6-dehydratase, protein MKLLVTGGAGFIGSAVVRRAIGTRGYRVVNVDKLTYAANLDNLKDVADDPRYTFVQADIADEEAMDAVFKAHAPDAVMHLAAESHVDRSIDGPADFIRTNIVGTFVLLQSARRYLSSCSTEAAARFRFHHVSTDEVFGSLSETGKFTETTPYAPRSPYSASKASSDMLVRAWAETFGLPVVITNCSNNYGPFQFPEKLIPVVTLNALHGRPIPVYGKGLNVRDWLHVDDHAEALLQVLERGRLGETYNIGGDNEMANIDLVLEICRIMDARRPGRAPHKDLITYVQDRPGHDFRYAIDASKLHDELGWRPQVKGFEGLEQTVDWYIENEWWWRAFEERGETRIRLGIAKP, encoded by the coding sequence ATGAAATTGCTGGTTACCGGGGGTGCCGGATTCATCGGCTCGGCGGTCGTGCGGCGTGCGATTGGCACCCGCGGCTACCGTGTCGTCAATGTCGACAAGCTGACCTATGCCGCCAATCTCGACAATCTCAAGGACGTGGCGGACGACCCGCGCTACACCTTCGTGCAGGCCGACATTGCCGACGAAGAGGCCATGGACGCGGTCTTCAAGGCCCATGCGCCTGACGCCGTGATGCACCTGGCCGCCGAGTCCCACGTGGACCGCTCGATCGACGGGCCGGCAGATTTCATTCGCACAAACATCGTCGGGACATTCGTGCTGCTGCAATCGGCGCGGCGCTACCTGTCATCCTGTTCGACAGAGGCGGCCGCACGTTTCCGCTTCCACCATGTGTCGACCGATGAGGTCTTCGGGTCTCTGTCAGAGACCGGAAAGTTCACCGAAACCACGCCTTACGCGCCCCGCTCACCCTACTCTGCCAGCAAGGCATCATCGGACATGCTGGTACGCGCGTGGGCCGAGACCTTCGGCCTGCCGGTGGTCATCACGAATTGCTCGAACAATTACGGCCCCTTCCAGTTTCCCGAAAAGCTGATCCCGGTCGTGACGCTCAACGCGCTCCATGGCCGCCCGATACCGGTCTATGGCAAGGGTCTGAACGTGCGCGACTGGCTGCATGTCGATGACCATGCCGAAGCGCTGTTGCAAGTGCTTGAACGCGGGCGTCTGGGCGAGACCTACAATATTGGCGGCGACAACGAGATGGCCAATATCGACCTGGTTCTGGAAATCTGCCGCATCATGGATGCCAGGCGGCCCGGGCGCGCGCCTCACAAGGACCTGATCACATACGTTCAGGACCGTCCGGGACATGACTTCCGCTATGCGATCGACGCCAGCAAGCTTCACGACGAGCTGGGTTGGCGCCCGCAGGTCAAGGGATTTGAAGGTCTGGAACAGACCGTCGACTGGTATATCGAGAACGAATGGTGGTGGCGCGCGTTCGAAGAACGCGGCGAGACCCGCATCCGGCTCGGCATCGCGAAACCGTGA
- the rfbC gene encoding dTDP-4-dehydrorhamnose 3,5-epimerase, with translation MNKSEHTSLPEVMVFTPARFHDERGFFSETYQDAGFKAAGLPADIVFVQDNFSLSRPAGTVRGLHYQAPPMAQSKLVRVIRGSILDVAVDVRRGSPRYGQHVSVELSAENARQLFVPKGFLHGFITLEPDTEVAYKVDAYYSKPHDGAVLWNDPSLGIDWGPLASQGVVSQKDAQATRFAAFTTPFDYLPG, from the coding sequence TTGAACAAGTCAGAACACACCAGCCTTCCCGAGGTGATGGTCTTCACCCCGGCGCGGTTTCATGACGAGCGCGGGTTTTTTTCCGAGACCTATCAGGATGCCGGGTTCAAGGCAGCGGGCCTGCCCGCTGATATCGTCTTTGTTCAGGACAATTTTTCGCTCTCGCGCCCGGCCGGAACGGTGCGGGGGCTTCACTATCAGGCGCCGCCCATGGCCCAGTCCAAGCTGGTGCGGGTCATCCGCGGTTCCATTCTGGATGTGGCGGTGGATGTCCGGCGCGGCTCCCCGCGCTACGGGCAGCATGTGAGCGTCGAGCTCAGCGCGGAGAACGCCAGGCAGCTGTTTGTGCCAAAGGGGTTCCTCCACGGGTTCATAACCCTCGAACCCGATACCGAAGTCGCCTACAAGGTTGACGCCTATTACTCGAAGCCGCATGACGGTGCCGTGTTGTGGAATGATCCCTCACTCGGGATCGACTGGGGTCCACTCGCCAGCCAAGGCGTGGTGTCACAAAAGGACGCGCAGGCGACCCGCTTCGCCGCGTTCACGACACCTTTTGACTACCTACCGGGCTAG
- the tadA gene encoding Flp pilus assembly complex ATPase component TadA, producing MDHRRIGDMLVDEGAVSARDVEAALRFQDEVGGLFGQALMRLGAVSEDVLLAALSRQLGLTILTAPLMPAEGSAYLEACSRLNLSPRWLLAHECVLWFDTPDGVAAGDADALNVFARDPMSAPLQEALTRVWAGAAQYYLGPNRLLDSALALARSQGASEDWTGDDAARLRELAEEAPVIDFVNGVFEDALRQRASDIHVEPFEHHFQIRFRIDGVLREVQTLPRGRFDAVASRIKLISGMDIAERRLPQDGRQSVRFAGQDIDLRVSSLPGAWGESLVLRLLRKQQSLPSLEGLGLTGRSMEAFRQLLEERNGVILVTGPTGSGKSTTLYRGLELVNDGERKIITIEDPVEYDMEGVTQVQARADIGYTFARGLRAILRQDPDIIMIGEIRDGETAGIATQAALTGHLVFSTLHTNSALSAIERLIDLGVEPFLVSASLRGLMGQRLVRKVCPHCAHPAEPESCQEGERRLAAARAAGAALPAAAASARWVEAAGCVHCADQGYLGRVAVYEVVRLNSAMREAINNRASEADLLAAARQDGYITMYEDALAKAAEGQTTLSEVLRVFGAAAHVRVPARLSAE from the coding sequence ATGGATCATCGCCGTATCGGGGACATGCTGGTGGATGAGGGGGCGGTCAGCGCCCGCGATGTCGAGGCGGCCCTGCGCTTCCAGGACGAGGTGGGCGGGCTGTTCGGCCAGGCGCTGATGCGTCTGGGCGCGGTGTCTGAAGACGTGCTGCTGGCCGCGCTGTCGCGCCAGCTGGGCCTGACCATCCTCACCGCCCCGCTCATGCCGGCTGAAGGATCGGCCTATCTGGAGGCGTGTTCGCGCCTGAACCTGTCCCCGCGCTGGCTGCTGGCCCATGAATGCGTGCTCTGGTTTGACACCCCCGACGGTGTGGCGGCCGGTGATGCGGATGCGCTCAACGTGTTTGCCCGCGATCCGATGAGCGCGCCGCTGCAGGAGGCCCTGACCCGGGTCTGGGCCGGCGCGGCGCAGTATTATCTCGGCCCCAACCGCCTGCTGGATTCGGCGCTGGCGCTGGCGCGCTCGCAAGGCGCCAGCGAGGACTGGACCGGCGATGATGCCGCGCGCCTGCGCGAGCTGGCCGAGGAAGCCCCCGTCATCGATTTCGTCAATGGCGTGTTTGAAGATGCGCTGCGCCAGCGCGCGTCGGACATCCATGTCGAACCGTTCGAACATCATTTCCAGATTCGCTTCCGCATTGATGGCGTGCTGCGCGAGGTGCAGACCCTGCCGCGTGGCCGGTTTGACGCGGTGGCGAGCCGGATCAAGCTGATTTCGGGCATGGATATCGCTGAACGCCGCCTGCCGCAGGACGGCCGTCAGTCGGTGCGCTTTGCCGGTCAGGACATTGATCTGCGCGTCTCCTCCCTGCCCGGTGCCTGGGGCGAATCCCTGGTGCTGCGCCTGCTGCGCAAGCAGCAGAGCCTGCCAAGCCTGGAAGGGCTGGGCCTGACCGGGCGCTCGATGGAGGCGTTCCGCCAATTGCTGGAGGAGCGCAATGGCGTGATCCTGGTCACCGGGCCCACCGGCTCGGGCAAGTCCACCACGCTCTATCGCGGGCTGGAGCTGGTCAATGATGGCGAGCGCAAGATCATCACCATCGAGGATCCGGTCGAGTACGACATGGAGGGCGTGACCCAGGTCCAGGCGCGCGCCGATATCGGCTACACCTTCGCGCGCGGCCTGCGCGCCATCCTGCGCCAGGATCCGGACATCATCATGATCGGCGAGATTCGCGATGGCGAGACCGCCGGCATCGCCACCCAGGCCGCCCTGACCGGCCACCTCGTCTTCTCCACCCTGCACACCAATTCGGCGCTGTCGGCCATTGAGCGCCTGATCGATCTGGGCGTGGAGCCGTTTCTGGTGTCGGCCTCCCTGCGCGGGCTGATGGGCCAGCGCCTGGTGCGCAAGGTCTGCCCGCATTGTGCCCACCCGGCCGAGCCGGAATCCTGCCAGGAGGGTGAGCGCCGCCTGGCCGCCGCACGCGCGGCTGGCGCGGCCCTGCCCGCTGCGGCCGCCTCGGCGCGCTGGGTGGAAGCGGCCGGCTGCGTGCACTGCGCCGACCAGGGTTATCTGGGCCGCGTCGCGGTTTATGAAGTGGTCCGCCTCAACAGCGCCATGCGCGAGGCGATCAATAATCGCGCCAGCGAGGCCGATCTGCTCGCCGCCGCCCGTCAGGACGGGTATATCACCATGTATGAAGACGCGCTGGCGAAAGCCGCCGAGGGGCAGACCACCCTGTCGGAAGTGTTGCGCGTGTTCGGCGCGGCGGCCCATGTGCGTGTCCCGGCGCGCCTGTCCGCCGAATAG
- a CDS encoding type II secretion system F family protein: MAIFRYRALDATGATVEGRVAAEDSIEAQRQLEAQSVAPFELSEVRAGERKFSRNKARSADRQRFIRQLAVLIRAGTALLPAIDSLIADETCRELAIEGENIRRDLRSGARLSEAMARHMPRLPPYASRLVELGETTGQQAKALTDIAAQMEQDLKAAAEVRNALAYPAFLAVAGVAAITFIFMFVVPRFAALIGDDRSAMPAFSRWLIETSLLLRDNIGMVMALIVALVVGVMFLARNKASRAAGYRVMERLPVISGFLLAADTARWARITGTALSGGSGLVEALQLAESAVASQTRRLGLQEARRAIRSGEPIDVALRTHTDFDSMSLNLIKTGRTSASLNEMLLFLAGIHEDEARNRAKRVTALAEPLAIVFIAGVIGAIVVGLVLAMTSMYDIAI, from the coding sequence ATGGCGATTTTCCGTTATCGCGCTCTGGATGCCACCGGGGCCACGGTGGAAGGACGCGTCGCCGCCGAGGACAGTATCGAGGCCCAGCGCCAGCTGGAGGCCCAGTCAGTTGCGCCGTTCGAGCTGAGCGAGGTGCGCGCCGGCGAGCGCAAGTTCAGCCGCAACAAGGCGCGCTCGGCCGACCGTCAGCGCTTCATCCGTCAGCTGGCCGTGCTGATCCGCGCGGGGACGGCATTGCTGCCCGCCATCGATTCCCTGATCGCCGACGAGACCTGCCGCGAGCTGGCGATAGAGGGGGAGAATATCCGCCGTGATCTGCGATCCGGCGCGCGCCTGTCTGAAGCCATGGCGCGCCACATGCCGCGCCTGCCGCCCTATGCCTCCCGGCTGGTGGAGCTGGGCGAGACGACCGGCCAGCAGGCCAAGGCGCTAACCGATATCGCCGCGCAGATGGAGCAGGATCTCAAGGCCGCCGCCGAGGTGCGCAATGCGCTGGCCTATCCCGCCTTCCTCGCCGTGGCGGGGGTGGCCGCGATCACCTTCATCTTCATGTTCGTGGTGCCGCGCTTTGCCGCGCTGATCGGCGATGACCGCTCGGCCATGCCCGCGTTTTCGCGCTGGCTGATCGAAACCAGCCTGCTGTTGCGCGACAATATCGGCATGGTCATGGCCCTGATCGTGGCGCTGGTGGTGGGGGTGATGTTCCTCGCCCGCAACAAGGCCAGCCGCGCGGCCGGTTACCGCGTGATGGAACGCCTGCCGGTGATCAGCGGTTTCCTGCTCGCCGCCGACACGGCCCGCTGGGCGCGCATCACCGGCACGGCCCTGTCGGGCGGTTCAGGCCTGGTGGAAGCGCTGCAACTGGCCGAATCGGCGGTGGCCTCGCAGACCCGGCGTCTGGGATTGCAGGAGGCGCGCCGCGCCATCCGCTCGGGCGAGCCCATTGATGTGGCGCTGCGCACGCATACCGATTTTGATTCGATGAGCCTCAACCTGATCAAGACCGGGCGCACCTCGGCCAGCCTCAATGAAATGCTGCTGTTTCTCGCCGGCATTCACGAGGACGAGGCGCGCAACCGCGCCAAACGCGTGACGGCGCTGGCAGAGCCGCTGGCCATCGTGTTCATCGCTGGCGTCATCGGCGCGATCGTGGTCGGCCTCGTGCTGGCCATGACCAGCATGTACGACATCGCGATCTAG
- a CDS encoding class I SAM-dependent methyltransferase: MLHKLIQRLSGPSRRPAVTPAPATQPDPAAAETWTGMAPGDAHYRAYVGPVDRFGPVSLLQMGLMTALGLTENDRVLDFGCGSLRLGRLLIPFLRPGLYYGIDPNLWLVDEGFGQEAGHDLRTLKAPVFSSDDGFSCDVFGTTFDFIMAQSIITHSGADNTARFLASAAAALEDDGIIMLSYFRNLDDESLPGEPWTYPGCVSYPPAWLHAQCRQHGLIWRDIDWYHPGAAWAVIAKDARRLPPAGAPLGVNGHPQPRWVAER, from the coding sequence ATGCTGCACAAACTGATCCAGCGCCTGTCCGGCCCGTCACGGAGACCGGCTGTGACGCCGGCCCCTGCCACCCAGCCCGACCCGGCCGCAGCGGAGACCTGGACGGGCATGGCACCGGGCGACGCCCATTACCGCGCCTATGTGGGCCCGGTTGACCGGTTCGGACCGGTCTCCCTGCTTCAGATGGGCCTGATGACCGCCCTCGGCCTGACGGAAAATGACCGCGTGCTGGATTTCGGCTGTGGCTCGCTGCGCCTTGGCCGCCTGCTGATCCCGTTCCTGCGCCCCGGCCTCTATTACGGCATCGATCCCAATCTCTGGCTCGTCGATGAGGGCTTCGGCCAGGAAGCCGGCCATGATCTGCGCACGCTCAAGGCGCCCGTCTTCTCCAGCGATGATGGGTTCAGTTGCGACGTGTTCGGCACGACGTTCGATTTCATCATGGCCCAGTCCATCATCACCCATTCGGGCGCCGACAACACCGCCCGATTCCTCGCCAGCGCCGCCGCCGCGCTTGAAGATGACGGCATCATCATGCTGAGCTATTTCCGCAATCTCGATGATGAGAGCCTGCCCGGCGAGCCTTGGACCTATCCGGGCTGCGTCAGCTACCCGCCCGCCTGGCTGCACGCACAATGCCGGCAGCACGGCCTGATCTGGCGCGATATCGACTGGTATCATCCAGGGGCCGCCTGGGCGGTCATCGCCAAGGATGCGCGCCGCCTGCCGCCGGCCGGAGCACCGCTGGGCGTCAATGGACATCCCCAGCCGCGCTGGGTGGCCGAACGCTAG
- the gspG gene encoding type II secretion system major pseudopilin GspG, which produces MYTRFQGRKPGSGRQLRYRRGYSLMEILVAVAIIAVLATLVAPRLFSQLDNSRATAAATQIRMIDTALDTMRLDIGRYPTQDEGLNLLVTPSDAVARVWNGPYLDGGLPADPWGNPYRYQAPQAANDRGRVYSYGADNAEGGTGPDADIGR; this is translated from the coding sequence GTGTACACGAGATTTCAAGGCCGCAAGCCGGGCTCTGGCAGACAGCTGCGTTACCGCCGGGGCTACTCCCTGATGGAGATTCTCGTGGCCGTGGCCATTATTGCCGTGCTGGCGACGCTGGTGGCGCCGCGCCTGTTCTCCCAGCTCGACAATTCGCGCGCGACGGCCGCTGCGACCCAGATACGCATGATCGATACAGCGCTCGATACCATGCGGCTGGATATCGGGCGCTATCCGACGCAGGATGAAGGGCTGAACCTGCTGGTGACGCCCAGTGACGCCGTCGCCCGGGTGTGGAACGGGCCCTATCTCGACGGGGGACTGCCCGCCGACCCGTGGGGCAATCCCTACCGCTACCAGGCCCCGCAGGCGGCCAATGACCGCGGCCGGGTCTACAGCTATGGAGCCGACAATGCGGAAGGGGGCACAGGCCCCGATGCCGATATCGGTCGCTAG
- a CDS encoding prepilin-type N-terminal cleavage/methylation domain-containing protein, with translation MPISVARRTSLRSGYTLIEVVIAVAIAATVIALSAPSLIRSIERAQERQIIAGVISTVNDLRAQSVLDSRDMDSETLTANLRDVLPEGWVLRVPEGFQLSRAGFCTGGEIRLETPRARVVVLNPRPQTPCTLAAETV, from the coding sequence ATGCCGATATCGGTCGCTAGGCGGACATCGCTGCGCTCGGGCTATACGCTGATAGAAGTCGTAATAGCAGTCGCAATCGCCGCCACAGTCATCGCACTGTCTGCACCGTCGCTGATCCGCTCCATAGAGCGTGCCCAGGAACGTCAGATCATCGCCGGTGTCATCTCCACTGTGAACGATCTGCGCGCGCAGAGCGTGCTCGACAGCCGGGACATGGATAGCGAGACCCTGACGGCCAATCTGCGGGACGTGCTTCCCGAAGGCTGGGTGCTGCGGGTGCCGGAGGGCTTCCAGCTCTCCCGGGCCGGGTTCTGCACCGGCGGCGAAATCCGGCTGGAAACGCCGCGCGCGCGGGTGGTGGTGCTGAACCCGCGTCCGCAAACACCATGCACGCTGGCCGCCGAGACGGTCTGA
- a CDS encoding general secretion pathway protein GspK codes for MKTRAIASQPSGRAGVREGYVFPLVLAAIVLITLVTAIASTQVRLGNARMADMIGRETTHRAFHSAEQTFLYLALTSPAGFEGLEVGAVRGPGGDLSLPSLEPERASLVPANGVPVLFGDAPVVLRYLDQQAFLNLTGTEPVYLEARFDVLGIDRSLHRTVYAQLGDFQDEDDLTRVGGAESDAYAQEGLPPNRIITSPLEACVPPVLAGLEICTDEGRLLLLTEPRFSSQLNVRVVSRFMLDALAGQADVLGRQGWESEDGIIESFGAIGWPEFDVHTDVFHLPSPPSNQFVLITQGMDGVLVRRTSFELTPGTDARPYVIRSRYRIGGEYVRNALKVPDAETSRRLPEPG; via the coding sequence ATGAAGACGCGCGCGATCGCCAGCCAGCCAAGCGGGCGCGCAGGGGTGCGCGAGGGCTATGTCTTTCCGCTTGTCCTGGCCGCAATTGTCCTCATCACGCTGGTCACCGCTATCGCCTCCACGCAAGTCAGGCTCGGCAATGCGCGCATGGCCGACATGATCGGCCGGGAAACTACGCACCGGGCCTTCCATTCTGCCGAGCAAACTTTTCTCTACCTGGCCCTCACTTCGCCGGCCGGCTTTGAGGGGCTGGAAGTCGGCGCCGTGCGCGGTCCTGGCGGAGATCTGTCCTTGCCCTCGCTGGAGCCGGAGCGCGCCTCCCTTGTCCCGGCAAATGGCGTCCCTGTATTGTTCGGCGACGCGCCCGTCGTGCTACGCTATCTTGATCAACAGGCTTTTCTCAACCTGACAGGAACCGAGCCAGTATATCTTGAGGCACGCTTTGATGTGCTGGGGATAGACCGTTCCTTGCACCGCACGGTCTACGCGCAACTGGGCGATTTTCAGGACGAGGATGACCTGACGCGGGTGGGGGGCGCGGAATCAGATGCGTACGCGCAAGAGGGTCTGCCGCCCAACCGCATCATCACGTCGCCGCTGGAGGCGTGCGTGCCGCCTGTCCTCGCCGGGCTGGAGATCTGCACCGATGAGGGCCGCTTGCTGCTGCTCACAGAGCCGCGGTTTTCTTCCCAGCTGAATGTCCGGGTGGTGTCACGTTTCATGCTCGATGCGCTTGCCGGGCAGGCCGATGTGCTTGGCCGCCAGGGCTGGGAAAGCGAGGACGGTATCATTGAGAGCTTTGGTGCCATTGGCTGGCCGGAATTTGATGTGCATACGGATGTGTTCCACCTGCCCTCCCCGCCGTCGAACCAGTTCGTCCTGATCACGCAGGGCATGGATGGCGTGCTGGTCCGGCGCACATCGTTCGAGCTTACGCCGGGGACTGACGCCAGACCCTATGTCATCCGCTCAAGATACCGTATTGGGGGAGAGTACGTTCGCAATGCGCTCAAGGTACCCGATGCTGAAACGTCCAGGCGCCTTCCTGAGCCCGGTTAG
- a CDS encoding prepilin-type N-terminal cleavage/methylation domain-containing protein yields MLEQEGRSQPRDIRLTEGFTLLEALVCLAITALVAVLVLDAVRLAGTGAVRIERFVSSELGARIDLLALRDAIGASRAEHVDTPYAFSGDENSFSGYTTRSALPGSAGSARYTAELAHSSGTITLIYRELAGEADEDTSWHVRSWPADAARFEYRDDLTGAWVDTWPIVRGVGMTPGLTQPGVSAGLPGPPGLSDLRRNPFCAYLPAAIRLTVEAAGEPVYGLILAPASNACPPARPSDMVQI; encoded by the coding sequence GTGCTGGAACAGGAGGGACGGTCGCAGCCTCGGGACATCCGCCTGACAGAGGGCTTCACCCTGCTGGAGGCCCTGGTCTGCCTCGCAATTACAGCCCTGGTGGCCGTCCTTGTACTGGACGCTGTCAGGCTGGCGGGCACCGGCGCAGTGCGGATCGAGCGGTTTGTCAGCAGCGAGTTGGGCGCGCGCATAGACCTCTTGGCTCTGCGCGACGCAATCGGTGCGTCGCGCGCCGAACATGTCGACACCCCGTATGCCTTCAGTGGCGATGAAAACTCCTTCAGCGGCTATACGACACGCTCGGCCCTCCCGGGGAGTGCGGGCTCGGCCCGTTACACGGCTGAACTTGCGCACAGCTCGGGCACCATCACCCTCATCTACCGTGAGCTTGCCGGCGAAGCTGATGAAGACACCAGCTGGCATGTCAGAAGCTGGCCAGCCGATGCCGCGCGGTTTGAATACCGTGATGACCTTACCGGAGCGTGGGTGGACACCTGGCCCATCGTGCGGGGCGTTGGCATGACCCCCGGACTGACACAGCCAGGCGTGAGCGCCGGATTGCCAGGCCCGCCCGGGCTTTCAGATTTGCGGCGCAATCCGTTCTGCGCCTATCTGCCTGCCGCGATACGCCTGACCGTGGAAGCCGCCGGCGAGCCGGTTTACGGACTCATTCTGGCGCCCGCGTCCAATGCGTGCCCGCCGGCGCGGCCCAGTGACATGGTGCAGATATGA
- a CDS encoding class I SAM-dependent methyltransferase: MSEASFYYDKAFVELALSGSDDGHRSIIGGMWDVLGLLQLDFLTRCGLMPGHTLVDIGCGSFRGGVKFIEYLNPGNYYGIDISNEIMTAGYEREIVQRGLDTRFPTANLQVSDDFGIQQFGVRFDYAIAQSVFSHLPVRYLQQCLTKIRSRMKPGGLFFATYFDCPPWHDFDQPLLHERGGMITHPDQDPYHYRARDLIAAARSGWRIEWMGDWDHPRNQKMAVFRRQ; encoded by the coding sequence ATGTCCGAAGCATCCTTCTATTATGACAAGGCGTTTGTTGAACTGGCCCTGTCCGGCAGTGATGACGGGCACCGGTCAATCATCGGCGGCATGTGGGACGTGCTCGGACTGCTGCAACTCGATTTTCTGACACGCTGCGGGCTGATGCCCGGCCACACCCTGGTCGATATCGGGTGCGGGTCGTTCCGCGGCGGTGTGAAATTTATTGAGTATCTCAATCCGGGGAATTACTATGGTATTGATATTTCAAACGAAATAATGACTGCAGGTTATGAGCGGGAAATTGTTCAGCGCGGCCTGGATACCCGCTTCCCGACCGCCAACCTGCAGGTTTCAGATGATTTCGGCATCCAGCAATTCGGGGTCCGCTTCGACTACGCCATCGCCCAGTCGGTCTTCAGCCATTTGCCGGTGCGTTACCTGCAGCAATGCCTGACGAAAATCCGGAGCCGAATGAAGCCGGGCGGCCTGTTTTTTGCGACTTATTTCGACTGCCCGCCCTGGCATGATTTTGACCAGCCTTTGCTCCATGAGCGCGGCGGCATGATCACCCATCCCGATCAGGACCCCTACCATTACCGCGCCCGCGACCTCATTGCAGCGGCGAGGTCAGGATGGCGGATCGAGTGGATGGGCGACTGGGATCATCCTCGCAACCAAAAAATGGCGGTTTTCCGCAGGCAGTAG
- the glmS gene encoding glutamine--fructose-6-phosphate transaminase (isomerizing): MCGIVGVSGRTDAADVLVEGLRRLEYRGYDSAGVCVAGPDGVLAVERAAGKVAALCDTLTARGGLTGLSGIAHTRWATHGAAEVRNAHPHRAGRVALVHNGIIENHAVLKAELAAQGRVFLSDTDSEVVAHLFDAALDAHDDAHMAWRTVVERLQGAFALAAVSETAPDLVFGARKAAPLLAALGPAAGYVASDAMALPEDAATLIYLEDGDTVVVGPGTVDVRDAGGRPAQRKQAAGPGAFGRVDKGPFRHFMEKEIHEQPEVVGRTVAAYVNLADGTVNLPAAVNFKAMNRLLIVACGTAAYAGMVARYWFESLAGLATEVDIASEFRYRDPAFSPGDAALFISQSGETADTLEALRLCKAAGMVTIALTNTAHSTMAREADIVLPTLAGPEIGVASTKAFTCQLAALAALSVAAGTQRGRMDPPAVQAAIADLSAAPRLMGEALSLRQSVDTLALDLARSAIVLFLGRNTLFPLALEGALKLKEISYIHAEGYAAGELKHGPIALIEEGVAVIVLAPMDALFDKTRSSIEQVRARGARVIAVTDPAGAQELADQGALTLVTPAAGRLAAPIVMAVAVQLIAYLTAVHKGTDVDQPRNLAKSVTVE, translated from the coding sequence ATGTGTGGCATTGTCGGTGTGTCGGGGCGGACGGATGCCGCAGACGTTCTGGTGGAGGGTCTGCGCCGGCTGGAGTATCGCGGTTATGATTCGGCCGGTGTATGTGTGGCCGGACCGGACGGCGTCCTGGCTGTCGAGCGTGCCGCCGGCAAGGTGGCCGCATTGTGCGACACGCTGACCGCGCGTGGCGGACTGACAGGCCTCAGCGGCATCGCCCACACGCGCTGGGCCACCCACGGCGCGGCGGAAGTGCGTAACGCCCACCCCCACCGTGCCGGACGGGTCGCACTGGTCCATAACGGCATTATCGAGAACCATGCCGTGCTCAAGGCCGAGCTGGCCGCGCAAGGCCGGGTGTTTCTCTCCGACACCGATTCAGAGGTCGTCGCCCATTTGTTCGACGCCGCGCTGGACGCCCATGACGATGCCCACATGGCCTGGCGCACGGTGGTCGAGCGGCTGCAGGGTGCCTTCGCGCTCGCCGCAGTCAGCGAAACCGCGCCGGACCTCGTGTTTGGCGCGCGCAAGGCCGCGCCCTTGCTGGCCGCACTGGGGCCGGCGGCGGGCTATGTTGCCTCGGATGCCATGGCGCTGCCTGAAGATGCGGCCACGCTGATCTACCTCGAGGACGGCGACACGGTCGTGGTGGGGCCGGGCACGGTGGATGTGCGTGACGCCGGGGGCCGGCCCGCCCAGCGCAAGCAGGCCGCCGGCCCCGGTGCATTCGGGCGCGTGGACAAGGGTCCGTTCCGCCACTTCATGGAAAAGGAAATCCATGAACAGCCCGAAGTCGTGGGCCGCACGGTCGCGGCGTATGTGAATCTCGCCGACGGTACAGTGAACCTGCCCGCCGCGGTGAATTTCAAAGCGATGAACCGGCTGCTGATCGTGGCGTGCGGCACCGCGGCCTATGCGGGCATGGTGGCGCGCTACTGGTTCGAGAGCCTCGCCGGGCTTGCCACTGAAGTCGATATCGCCTCGGAGTTCCGCTATCGCGACCCGGCGTTTTCGCCTGGCGATGCGGCCTTGTTCATTTCCCAGTCGGGCGAGACCGCCGACACGCTTGAAGCGCTGCGCCTGTGCAAGGCGGCGGGTATGGTCACCATCGCCCTGACCAATACCGCCCATTCCACCATGGCGCGCGAGGCCGATATCGTGCTGCCGACCCTGGCCGGGCCGGAGATCGGCGTGGCCTCCACCAAGGCCTTCACCTGTCAGCTTGCGGCGCTGGCGGCGCTCTCGGTGGCAGCGGGCACCCAGCGCGGCCGCATGGATCCGCCTGCGGTTCAGGCCGCTATCGCCGACCTGTCTGCGGCGCCGCGCCTGATGGGCGAGGCGTTGAGCCTGCGCCAGAGCGTGGACACGCTCGCGCTGGATCTGGCGCGCAGCGCGATTGTTCTGTTTCTGGGCCGCAACACGCTCTTCCCGCTGGCGCTGGAAGGCGCGCTGAAGCTCAAGGAAATCAGCTATATCCATGCCGAAGGCTATGCCGCCGGCGAGCTCAAGCATGGGCCGATCGCCCTGATCGAGGAGGGGGTGGCAGTGATCGTGCTGGCACCGATGGACGCGTTGTTTGACAAGACCCGTTCCTCCATCGAGCAGGTGCGCGCGCGCGGCGCGCGGGTGATCGCGGTGACCGATCCGGCGGGTGCCCAAGAACTGGCAGACCAGGGCGCGCTGACCCTGGTGACGCCGGCTGCAGGCCGCTTGGCCGCGCCCATTGTGATGGCGGTGGCTGTCCAGCTGATCGCCTATCTGACGGCGGTGCACAAAGGCACCGACGTGGACCAGCCGCGCAATCTCGCGAAGTCGGTGACTGTCGAATAG